The Solibacillus sp. FSL W7-1436 genome window below encodes:
- a CDS encoding sensor histidine kinase: MIYVAIISVLITVMILIRFLFLKKEIRRVTEQLQERSTLGIDRKISLAFFDNDLEKLAEEINVQIDETKKADAQKRRTENELKQAISNISHDIRTPMTSILGYIQFLEDDNTPSEKRREYILIVKNGALRLKVLLEEFFELTVIESADYPLKVESVQLNDLVLEVLVGFYEEFNRRNIEPTIHIPEQEIIVKADSSAVKRVIENLITNALKHSTGNVTITLRSTLSSVELIISNPASQLKTEDLFFLFDRFYKVDQSRKGKGTGLGLSIAKSLMEKMNGSLTAELKENQLLMICRWDPHETKYMN; the protein is encoded by the coding sequence ATGATTTATGTGGCGATAATTTCTGTATTAATCACAGTAATGATCCTCATCCGTTTTCTATTTCTGAAAAAAGAAATACGTCGTGTTACTGAACAATTACAGGAGAGAAGCACTCTCGGTATAGATAGGAAAATCAGTCTTGCTTTTTTCGATAACGATTTAGAGAAACTGGCCGAGGAAATTAATGTTCAGATTGACGAGACAAAGAAAGCCGATGCACAAAAAAGACGTACAGAAAATGAATTAAAGCAGGCAATTTCAAATATCTCACATGATATTCGTACACCGATGACTTCAATATTGGGGTATATTCAATTTTTGGAGGATGATAATACCCCATCTGAAAAAAGAAGAGAGTATATTTTGATTGTGAAAAATGGAGCGTTGCGACTAAAAGTGTTACTGGAAGAGTTTTTTGAGCTGACCGTAATTGAGTCGGCAGATTATCCGTTAAAGGTGGAATCCGTTCAATTAAATGATTTGGTTTTGGAAGTCTTGGTTGGATTTTATGAAGAATTCAATCGAAGGAATATCGAGCCGACCATTCATATTCCTGAGCAGGAAATTATTGTAAAGGCCGATTCTTCTGCAGTAAAGAGGGTAATAGAAAATTTAATTACAAACGCTTTAAAACATTCCACTGGCAATGTAACAATTACGCTTAGAAGTACCTTGTCATCTGTCGAGCTTATAATCAGCAATCCCGCTTCTCAATTAAAAACAGAAGATCTTTTTTTCCTGTTTGACCGTTTTTATAAAGTGGATCAATCTAGAAAGGGAAAAGGTACAGGACTTGGTTTATCTATTGCAAAAAGCTTAATGGAAAAAATGAACGGAAGCCTTACTGCAGAACTGAAGGAAAACCAGTTATTGATGATATGCAGATGGGACCCTCACGAAACCAAATATATGAACTAG
- a CDS encoding ABC transporter permease, protein MDNLMKAEWFKLKKDRSLWTLIIILTAVSLFYPLLIVFDDGADSIKVMDFYQNTILQGNNYVIRLVPCILAGFFISSEYSIGTMKTIAASGNSRFHLYFAKLIIYSIGTVLISLIFPVIFTGAASVALNFNGMPEFGYFIGTIGLTILYAIAFASMMALFATIFTDSGKAIGFMLIFFIIFDSALYLLSSVSPIFEVIFNYSVFKLFLDIVNYDTIHSAEMVKLIAVPVITFTAFGILGSILFYKKEIK, encoded by the coding sequence ATGGATAATTTAATGAAAGCTGAATGGTTTAAATTGAAGAAAGACCGTTCGCTATGGACTTTGATCATCATTCTGACTGCTGTTAGTCTTTTTTATCCGTTGTTAATTGTATTTGATGACGGAGCCGATTCAATTAAAGTGATGGATTTTTATCAAAATACAATCCTGCAGGGAAACAATTATGTTATAAGACTTGTTCCATGTATATTAGCCGGCTTCTTTATATCCAGCGAATATTCAATCGGTACGATGAAAACGATTGCTGCTTCAGGAAATAGCAGGTTCCACCTTTATTTTGCAAAGTTGATCATCTACTCCATTGGTACGGTTTTAATCTCATTGATATTTCCTGTTATTTTTACGGGAGCTGCCTCGGTTGCCTTGAATTTCAATGGGATGCCGGAGTTCGGGTACTTTATAGGAACAATCGGATTGACGATTCTTTATGCAATCGCATTTGCATCAATGATGGCTTTGTTTGCCACAATCTTTACGGATAGCGGTAAGGCAATCGGCTTCATGCTGATCTTCTTCATTATTTTTGATAGTGCTTTATATTTATTGAGCAGTGTATCCCCAATATTTGAAGTCATTTTCAACTATTCTGTATTTAAGTTATTCTTGGATATTGTCAATTACGATACTATTCACAGTGCTGAAATGGTGAAACTGATTGCAGTTCCTGTTATTACTTTTACAGCTTTCGGAATTTTAGGGAGCATCTTATTTTATAAAAAAGAAATAAAATAA